From a region of the Cucumis sativus cultivar 9930 chromosome 6, Cucumber_9930_V3, whole genome shotgun sequence genome:
- the LOC101204340 gene encoding uncharacterized membrane protein At1g16860, producing the protein MGSRIPSHQLSSGLYVSGRPEQLKERPPTMGSRAVPYTGGDIKKSGELGKMFDLHLVDSPTSAPPPSKSSRPSSSSQHNSGSVRSGPNSGPVTKHSNSGPISKKSSGPISLQPTGLITSGPMMGSGSLGSSGSVGGGRRSGPLEQTASSGKTMYGSAVTSLSEDVKIGFKVSKAVVWAFLVILVTGLLVGGFLMVAVKKPIILVAAAGLLVPAVVVVLWNIAWGKKGLIGFVGRYPDAELRGAIDGQYVKVTGVVTCGSIPLESSYQKVGRCVYVSTELYEYKGWGGKPANPKHRCFSWGSRYSERYVADFYISDFQSGLRALVKAGYGAKVAPFVKPSTVVDVTKENRDLSPTFLRWLADRKLSSDDRVMRLKEGYIKEGSTVSVMGVVRRQDNILMVVPSTEPVSTGCQWARCLLPTYVEGLIVTCDDNQNADVVPV; encoded by the exons ATGGGTTCTCGAATTCCATCTCACCAGCTCAGTAGCGGTCTCTATGTCTCCGGCCGCCCCGAGCAGCTCAAGGAGCGTCCCCCTACAATGGGCTCACGCGCCGTCCCTTACACCGGTGGAGACATTAAGAAATCCGGCGAGCTTGGTAAAATGTTTGACCTCCATCTCGTTGATTCCCCAACTTCTGCTCCTCCTCCTTCTAAATCCTCTCGcccttcctcttcttctcagCACAACAGTGGATCGGTGCGATCCGGCCCTAATTCCGGTCCTGTTACTAAACACTCTAATTCCGGTCCAATCTCCAAGAAATCTTCCGGCCCGATTTCCCTCCAGCCTACTGGCCTCATAACCTCCGGCCCTATGATGGGATCCGGTTCTCTTGGATCCTCCGGTAGCGTCGGTGGAGGACGGCGCTCCGGTCCTCTGGAACAGACGGCGTCCTCTGGGAAAACCATGTATGGGTCTGCAGTTACGAGCTTAAGTGAGGATGTGAAAATAGGGTTCAAGGTTTCGAAGGCGGTGGTTTGGGCTTTTCTTGTGATTTTAGTCACTGGTTTGTTGGTAGGTGGGTTTCTGATGGTGGCGGTGAAGAAGCCGATTATTCTGGTGGCGGCGGCGGGGCTTTTGGTGCCGGCGGTGGTGGTTGTTCTGTGGAATATAGCTTGGGGAAAAAAGGGATTGATAGGGTTTGTGGGAAGGTATCCGGACGCTGAGCTCAGAGGTGCTATTGATGGACAGTACGTGAAGGTCACCGGG GTCGTAACTTGCGGTAGTATTCCTCTAGAGTCGTCCTACCAGAAAGTAGGTAGGTGCGTTTACGTGTCTACAGAACTATATGAATATAAAGGATGGGGTGGAAAGCCTGCAAATCCTAAACACCGCTGCTTTTCATGGGGATCGAGATATTCTGAG AGATATGTAGCTGACTTTTACATATCAGACTTCCAATCTGGATTAAGAGCATTGGTGAAAGCAGGCTATGGAGCTAAGGTTGCTCCATTTGTCAAACCCTCTACTGTTGTCGATGTGACGAAAGAAAACCGAGACTTGTCTCCAACTTTTCTACGCTGGCTAGCTGATCGCAAACTGTCAAGTGACGATCGCGTAATGCGCCTTAAAGAAGG GTATATCAAGGAAGGAAGCACAGTGAGTGTCATGGGGGTTGTTCGACGACAGGATAACATACTCATGGTAGTTCCATCGACAGAGCCTGTGTCAACAGGATGTCAATGGGCTCGGTGCCTCCTTCCAACCTATGTTGAAGGCTTAATAGTAACATGTGACGATAATCAAAATGCAGATGTGGTTCCCGTGTAG
- the LOC101204103 gene encoding 1-aminocyclopropane-1-carboxylate oxidase 3 (The RefSeq protein has 3 substitutions compared to this genomic sequence) encodes MDFPVINMNNLNGESRVSFLNQINDVCENWGFFELVNHGIPHELMDKVEKMTKEHYRKCMEQRFKEMVASKGLDSVETEINDTDWESTFFLRHLPVSNMSEIGDLDEEYKKVMKEFAAELEKLAXEILNLLCENLGLEKGYLKKVFYGSKGPNFGTKVSNYPPCPKPELIKGLRAHTDAGGLILLFQDDKVSGLQLLKDGKWVDVPPMHHSIVINLGDQLEVITNGKYKSVMHRVIAQEDGNRMSIASFYNPGNDAVIYPAPALVEGEQEKTKLYPKFVFDDYMKLYMGLKFQAKEPRFEAMKAMESTNINMGPIATV; translated from the exons ATGGATTTCCCTGTCATCAACATGAACAACCTCAATGGCGAAAGCAGAGTATCTGTCCTGAACCAAATCAACGACGCCTGCGAAAACTGGGGTTTTTTTGAG ttgGTGAATCATGGGATACCACATGAGCTGATGGACAAAGTGGAGAAGATGACAAAGGAACATTATAGAAAGTGCATGGAGCAGAGGTTTAAAGAAATGGTAGCTTCCAAAGGGTTGGATTCAGTGGAAACTGAGATCAACGACACTGATTGGGAaagcactttttttttacgCCATCTTCCAGTTTCAAACATGTCAGAAATTGGTGATCTGGATGAGGAGTACAAGAAGGTGATGAAGGAATTTGCAGCTGAACTGGAGAAATTAGCAGAGGAAATTCTGAACTTGTTGTGTGAGAATCTTGGGCTTGAAAAGGGGTATTTGAAAAAAGTGTTTTATGGATCAAAAGGCCCAAACTTTGGGACAAAAGTTAGCAATTACCCTCCATGTCCTAAACCTGAGCTTATTAAAGGACTTAGAGCCCATACCGATGCTGGTGGTCTTATTCTTCTGTTTCAAGATGATAAAGTGAGTGGGCTTCAGCTGCTCAAAGATGGAAAATGGGTTGATGTTCCTCCGATGCATCACTCCATTGTTATCAATTTAGGAGACCAGCTTGAA GTAATAACAAATGGAAAATACAAGAGTGTCATGCACAGAGTGATAGCACAGGAGGATGGAAACAGAATGTCGATAGCATCATTCTACAATCCAGGAAACGACGCCGTAATCTATCCGGCGCCGGCGCTGGTCGAGGGAGAGCAGGAGAAAACCAAACTTTACCCAAAATTTGTGTTCGATGATTACATGAAGCTGTATATGGGGCTTAAGTTTCAAGCAAAAGAGCCAAGGTTTGAGGCCATGAAAGCCATGGAGTCCACCAATATCAATATGGGTCCAATTGCAACTGTCtga
- the LOC101211804 gene encoding uncharacterized protein LOC101211804, whose product MDGIDGGGRRRPSLKQRLGFKVMGCCGATWGFRPPSDSVRDGGGEDDDRRVPDLEVMNTRREERELNRSCLSPLSVQSPGPSGMNLATALAAERRLRASPRGAEGDIVEFNNNDFDSAVGMMETGTPLRVSLLRLLEETDGGCDDGGGGNLGVAEKKRDETRNDSMCCVCMGRKKGAAFIPCGHTFCRICSRELWLNRGSCPLCNRPIIEILDIF is encoded by the coding sequence ATGGACGGCATCGATGGTGGAGGAAGGCGGCGACCCAGTTTAAAGCAACGGCTGGGATTTAAGGTCATGGGCTGTTGTGGTGCCACTTGGGGTTTCCGACCGCCGTCTGATAGCGTCAGAGACGGCGGCGGAGAAGACGATGACCGGAGAGTACCGGATTTGGAGGTGATGAACACGCGCCGGGAGGAAAGGGAGTTGAATCGGAGTTGCTTGAGTCCGTTGTCCGTTCAGTCGCCGGGACCGTCCGGGATGAATTTGGCTACAGCTCTAGCGGCAGAGCGTCGTTTAAGAGCATCGCCACGTGGAGCGGAAGGGGACATTGTGGAATTTAATAACAACGATTTTGACTCAGCGGTTGGAATGATGGAAACCGGAACGCCGTTGAGAGTGTCGTTGTTGCGGTTACTGGAAGAAACAGATGGCGGTTGTGACGACGGTGGTGGTGGGAATTTGGGAGTGGcggaaaaaaagagagacgAAACAAGGAATGATTCGATGTGCTGCGTGTGCATGGGGAGGAAAAAGGGCGCGGCATTTATCCCATGTGGGCACACGTTTTGTAGGATTTGTTCGAGAGAGCTGTGGCTTAATCGAGGATCTTGCCCCCTTTGCAACCGTCCGATTATAGAGATTcttgatatattttga
- the CHRC gene encoding chromoplast-specific carotenoid-associated protein, chromoplastic — protein MAFVSQFNQLPCKTLALNPPQPQLTSKPSVFPIASIGATARAAAGKSLISVRPAFKVRAVLNDDEWGEDKDEKYGDDSSVAVAEKEEEKPLEPSEIYKLKKALVDSFYGTDRGLRVSRDTRAEIVELITQLESKNPTPAPTEALTLLNGKWILAYTTFAGLFPLLSRNLPLVKVEEISQTIDSENLTVQNSVQFSGPLATTSITTNAKFEVRSPLRVHIKFEEGVIGTPQLTDSIVIPDNVDFLGQKIDFTPFNGIISSLQDTASNVAKTISSQPPIKFSISNTRVESWLLTTYLDEDLRISRGDGGSVFVLLKEGSSFLSL, from the exons ATGGCGTTTGTTTCTCAATTCAATCAACTTCCGTGCAAGACTCTCGCACTCAATCCACCACAACCTCAATTGACTTCTAAGCCTTCGGTTTTCCCCATCGCTTCGATTGGGGCTACCGCCAGAGCCGCGGCGGGGAAGTCACTGATCTCAGTTAGGCCTGCGTTCAAGGTCCGTGCGGTGTTAAACGATGACGAGTGGGGGGAGGATAAGGATGAGAAGTATGGAGATGATTCGTCTGTGGCGGTAGCTGAAAAGGAGGAGGAAAAGCCTCTGGAGCCATCCGAGATTTATAAACTGAAGAAGGCGTTGGTGGACTCGTTTTACGGGACCGATCGTGGATTACGAGTGTCCAGAGATACTAGGGCGGAGATTGTCGAGCTGATTACGCAACTGGAATCGAAGAACCCAACCCCTGCTCCTACTGAGGCCCTGACTCTGCTCAACGGCAAGTGGATTCTAGC GTACACAACTTTCGCGGGTCTGTTCCCGTTGTTGTCTAGGAATTTGCCATTGGTCAAAGTGGAGGAAATTTCACAGACAATTGATTCAGAGAACCTCACCGTCCAAAACTCTGTCCAGTTTTCCGGTCCTCTAGCCACCACTTCCATTACTACCAATGCAAAGTTTGAAGTTCGAAGTCCCCTGCGTGTACAT ATCAAATTCGAAGAAGGTGTCATTGGAACTCCCCAGCTGACGGATTCGATAGTGATACCAGATAATGTGGACTTTCTTGGGCAGAAGATTGACTTTACACCATTCAATGGTATCATATCTTCCCTTCAAGACACTGCTTCAAATGTAGCCAAGACGATTTCGAGTCAACCACCAATCAAGTTCTCAATCTCAAACACGAGGGTAGAGTCTTGGTTGCTAACTACTTATCTTGATGAAGATCTTCGAATTTCACGAGGAGATGGTGGTAGCGTGTTCGTACTCCTCAAGGAAGGCAGTTCTTTCTTGTCTCTCTAA